In Acidimicrobiales bacterium, the following are encoded in one genomic region:
- a CDS encoding SDR family NAD(P)-dependent oxidoreductase, whose amino-acid sequence MAVLDGHRVVITGGASGIGAATARLMAAEGARVAIVDRDEGGAAEVAAATGGVAFGADVADSSAVGEAISAAAAELGGVTDLFANAGVGILKPLHTYTDAEWRLVLDVNLTGTFNCVRSVLPLLAERGGSIVTSASAVAHRPTRGEGPYCAAKAGVVSLTKSIALEYGPRVRANCVSGGFIDSPLTEVVIANDELRSPLDAVTPLGRAGSADEVASVVVFLCSDAARYMTGQDIVIDGGGTLPSAQVDHLLRPMVDPPLSPWR is encoded by the coding sequence ATGGCGGTACTCGACGGCCACCGGGTGGTGATCACCGGCGGCGCATCGGGCATCGGCGCGGCGACGGCCCGGCTGATGGCCGCCGAAGGCGCGCGCGTGGCGATCGTCGATCGCGACGAGGGCGGCGCGGCCGAAGTCGCGGCTGCCACCGGCGGCGTGGCGTTCGGGGCCGACGTGGCCGACTCGTCCGCGGTCGGCGAAGCGATCTCGGCTGCTGCCGCGGAGCTCGGCGGCGTCACTGACCTGTTCGCCAACGCGGGCGTCGGGATCCTCAAGCCGCTCCACACCTACACCGATGCCGAGTGGCGGTTGGTGCTCGACGTCAACTTGACCGGCACGTTCAACTGCGTGCGTTCCGTCCTTCCGCTGCTCGCCGAGCGGGGCGGGTCGATCGTGACGAGCGCGTCGGCCGTCGCGCACCGACCCACCCGAGGCGAAGGCCCGTATTGCGCGGCCAAGGCGGGCGTCGTGTCGCTGACGAAGTCGATCGCGCTGGAGTATGGCCCGCGGGTGCGGGCGAACTGCGTGTCGGGAGGATTCATCGACTCGCCGCTCACCGAGGTCGTGATCGCCAACGACGAGCTGCGCTCGCCGCTCGACGCGGTCACGCCGCTCGGGCGGGCCGGCAGCGCGGATGAAGTCGCTTCGGTGGTGGTGTTCCTCTGCTCTGACGCGGCGCGCTACATGACCGGCCAGGACATCGTGATCGACGGGGGCGGCACCCTCCCGAGCGCGCAGGTCGACCACTTGTTGCGCCCTATGGTCGATCCACCGCTGAGTCCTTGGCGTTGA
- a CDS encoding pyridoxamine 5'-phosphate oxidase family protein, which produces MNAPTSRTTVKRLPERGHYDDATVAAILDAATICHIGFVVDDQPYVIPTICARSDANVYVHGSPASRMLRTLDAGADMCLTATVVDGLVLARSSFHHSINYRSVVVLGRARKVTDRDEKAEALRVITDHVVPGRYDEARVPTDKEVRSVNVLALSLEEASAKVRTGPANDEPDDYDLPIWAGVVPVTTTFGVPVPDDRVPAGTPIPASVGRLTA; this is translated from the coding sequence ATGAACGCGCCGACCAGCCGAACGACCGTGAAGCGCCTCCCGGAGCGGGGCCACTACGACGACGCGACCGTCGCGGCGATCCTCGACGCCGCCACCATCTGCCACATCGGGTTCGTGGTCGACGACCAGCCGTACGTCATCCCCACGATCTGCGCCCGGTCGGACGCCAACGTCTACGTGCACGGTTCGCCCGCCAGCCGCATGTTGCGCACCCTCGACGCGGGGGCCGACATGTGCCTCACCGCAACCGTGGTCGACGGGCTGGTGCTGGCCCGCTCGTCGTTCCACCACTCGATCAACTACCGCTCGGTCGTCGTGCTCGGCCGCGCCCGCAAAGTGACCGACCGCGACGAGAAGGCCGAAGCGCTGCGGGTCATCACCGACCACGTCGTACCGGGCCGCTACGACGAAGCCCGCGTGCCGACCGACAAGGAAGTGCGCAGCGTCAACGTGTTGGCGCTGTCGCTCGAGGAGGCCTCCGCCAAAGTGCGGACCGGGCCGGCCAACGACGAGCCCGACGACTACGACCTGCCGATCTGGGCGGGTGTCGTGCCGGTGACCACGACGTTCGGCGTGCCGGTGCCCGACGACCGGGTCCCTGCCGGCACGCCGATCCCCGCCAGCGTGGGTCGCCTCACCGCCTGA
- a CDS encoding AMP-binding protein — MAEAEIIRDATSMWDLIDRRATLSPDRPMLIDESDRTVTFGEFRDRVERVAAGLAAAYGIGEGTTVAWQLPTRVDTIVLSSALARLGAVQSPILHLYREREVGFSLRQTGAELFFVPGEFRGFDFVELAESVNAGLEHPPKIVVVDADHPLPEGDPATLDALPAVAKGEAPVRWIYYTSGSTSDPKGVQHTDQTLIAGGWGLAKALDMSPDDVGSMAFPYAHIAGPDYLVTMLCLGFPAVVVEAFVIADALPFYRRHGVTMAGGGPAFYVMFLGEQRKQPDEPILPTLRLMSGGGGPKAPEHHFAVQREIGGRGIVHGYGMTEVPMIANGSPTDTDEQLANTDGSPIEGIEVRMVTIDGCDAAPGEEGEVRVKGPMVFEGYLDPALDEEAFDEQGYFRTGDLGILRPDGHLSLTGRLKDVIVRKGENISAKEIEDVLAAHPKVADVAVIGVPDAERGERVCAVVQPADAADPLTFDEMVRCCRDAKLMTQKIPEQLEVRADMPRASIGKIVKKDLRAEYAAKAWPGTST, encoded by the coding sequence GTGGCCGAGGCCGAGATCATCCGCGACGCCACGTCGATGTGGGACCTGATCGACCGGCGAGCCACGCTCAGCCCGGATCGCCCGATGCTCATCGACGAGTCCGACCGCACGGTGACGTTCGGCGAGTTCCGCGACCGGGTGGAACGGGTCGCGGCGGGGCTGGCCGCCGCGTACGGCATCGGCGAGGGCACCACGGTCGCGTGGCAGCTCCCGACCCGCGTCGACACCATCGTGTTGTCGTCTGCGCTCGCACGCCTGGGCGCCGTGCAGAGCCCGATCCTGCACTTGTACCGCGAGCGCGAGGTCGGGTTCTCGCTGCGCCAGACCGGCGCCGAGCTGTTCTTCGTTCCGGGCGAGTTCCGCGGCTTCGACTTCGTCGAGCTCGCGGAATCGGTCAACGCGGGGCTCGAGCACCCGCCGAAGATCGTGGTGGTCGACGCCGACCACCCGCTGCCCGAAGGCGACCCGGCCACGCTCGACGCCCTCCCGGCGGTGGCCAAAGGGGAGGCGCCGGTTCGCTGGATCTACTACACGTCGGGCAGCACGTCGGATCCCAAAGGCGTGCAGCACACCGACCAGACCCTCATCGCCGGCGGCTGGGGGCTCGCGAAGGCCCTCGACATGTCGCCCGACGATGTCGGGTCGATGGCGTTCCCTTACGCCCACATCGCCGGCCCCGACTACCTCGTCACGATGTTGTGCCTGGGGTTCCCGGCTGTCGTGGTCGAAGCGTTCGTGATCGCCGACGCGCTGCCCTTCTACCGCCGCCACGGCGTGACGATGGCGGGTGGCGGCCCGGCGTTCTACGTGATGTTCCTGGGCGAGCAGCGCAAGCAGCCCGACGAGCCGATCCTGCCCACGTTGCGGCTCATGTCGGGCGGTGGCGGCCCCAAGGCACCCGAGCACCACTTCGCCGTGCAGCGTGAGATCGGGGGGCGGGGCATCGTGCACGGCTACGGCATGACCGAGGTGCCGATGATCGCCAACGGATCGCCGACCGACACCGACGAGCAGCTCGCCAACACCGACGGCTCGCCGATCGAGGGCATCGAGGTGCGGATGGTCACGATCGACGGGTGCGACGCGGCGCCGGGCGAGGAAGGCGAAGTGCGGGTGAAGGGCCCGATGGTGTTCGAGGGTTACCTCGATCCGGCGCTCGACGAAGAGGCGTTCGACGAGCAGGGCTACTTCCGCACGGGCGATCTCGGGATCCTCCGCCCCGACGGGCACTTGAGCCTCACGGGCCGGCTCAAAGACGTCATCGTCCGCAAAGGCGAGAACATCTCGGCCAAGGAGATCGAGGACGTGCTCGCCGCGCACCCGAAAGTCGCCGACGTCGCGGTGATCGGCGTGCCCGACGCCGAGCGCGGCGAACGGGTGTGCGCGGTGGTCCAACCCGCTGACGCGGCCGACCCGTTGACGTTCGACGAGATGGTTCGGTGCTGTCGCGACGCCAAGCTGATGACCCAGAAGATCCCCGAGCAGCTCGAGGTGCGCGCCGACATGCCACGGGCGTCGATCGGCAAGATCGTCAAGAAGGACCTGCGCGCCGAGTACGCGGCGAAGGCGTGGCCGGGCACGTCGACGTGA
- a CDS encoding class I adenylate-forming enzyme family protein, giving the protein MLEHFQAAWAELTADGAPFAMVDTTVDGVPMRVFPSAPNDMKTIWDISANYADRDYLVFEDERHTYGEVRAQVNALAHWLRTEHGVGRGDRVAVSMRNYPEWIVTYWATVALGAALVGMNAWWTGPEMEFGLTDSAPKALIVDEERLERVTPHLDKLREAGPLPVVLVRAEPPAGNDTVRWDDLMAADGVDEPPAIEIDSNDDACIFYTSGTTGFPKGAQLTHRGSVHNILHLMFWAAVSARAAELEGKSDNVAAPEQPGGQLVFMAPTPLFHVTACNCVLHPATLAGARVVLTYKWNAARAIELIERERVTNFSGVPTMTREMLAHPDWAKRDTSSLRGLGGGGAPLQADLVAKIDKSVKGAASTGYGLTETHGIVTASSGAFFVDKPDSAGPVVPTLDAKLVDDDGSELPASPTTVGQLCVRGSVVIKGYLNQPEATADAIRDGWFNTGDVARIDEDGFVFIVDRVKDMVLRGGENVYCSEVEAVIYEHDDVAEVAVFGVPDERLGEEVAAAVYPVEGATIDPEELQAFVGERLAKFKVPSRIWVLDEPLPRNANQKFLKRELKASLVGDDG; this is encoded by the coding sequence ATGCTGGAGCACTTCCAGGCCGCGTGGGCGGAGCTGACCGCCGACGGCGCGCCGTTCGCGATGGTCGACACCACCGTCGACGGCGTGCCCATGCGCGTCTTCCCATCCGCGCCCAACGACATGAAGACGATCTGGGACATCAGCGCGAACTACGCCGATCGCGACTATCTGGTGTTCGAGGACGAGCGCCACACGTACGGCGAGGTCCGCGCCCAGGTCAACGCGCTGGCGCACTGGTTGCGCACCGAGCACGGTGTGGGCCGAGGCGATCGGGTCGCCGTGTCGATGCGCAACTACCCCGAGTGGATCGTCACGTACTGGGCCACCGTCGCGCTCGGCGCCGCGCTCGTCGGCATGAACGCGTGGTGGACGGGCCCGGAGATGGAGTTCGGCCTGACCGATTCCGCGCCGAAGGCCCTGATCGTCGACGAAGAACGCCTCGAGCGGGTGACGCCCCACCTCGACAAGTTGCGTGAAGCCGGGCCGCTGCCTGTGGTGCTCGTGCGCGCCGAGCCGCCTGCCGGCAACGACACGGTGCGGTGGGACGACCTCATGGCGGCCGACGGGGTCGACGAGCCGCCTGCGATCGAGATCGACAGCAACGACGACGCGTGCATCTTCTACACGTCGGGCACCACGGGCTTCCCGAAAGGCGCGCAGCTGACCCACCGCGGCTCGGTGCACAACATCCTCCACCTGATGTTCTGGGCGGCGGTGTCGGCCCGGGCCGCCGAGCTCGAGGGCAAGTCCGACAACGTCGCGGCACCCGAGCAGCCCGGCGGTCAGCTGGTGTTCATGGCCCCCACGCCGCTGTTCCACGTCACGGCCTGCAACTGCGTCCTGCACCCCGCCACGCTGGCCGGCGCGCGGGTGGTGCTCACGTACAAGTGGAACGCCGCCCGGGCGATCGAGCTCATCGAACGAGAGCGGGTCACGAACTTCTCGGGCGTGCCAACCATGACCCGCGAGATGCTCGCCCACCCCGACTGGGCCAAGCGTGACACGTCGAGCTTGCGTGGTCTCGGCGGTGGTGGTGCACCGCTGCAAGCAGACCTGGTGGCCAAGATCGACAAGTCGGTGAAAGGCGCCGCGTCGACGGGCTACGGGCTCACCGAGACGCACGGCATCGTCACCGCCAGCAGCGGCGCGTTCTTCGTCGACAAGCCCGACTCGGCCGGGCCGGTCGTGCCCACGCTCGACGCCAAGCTCGTCGACGACGACGGCAGCGAACTGCCTGCCTCGCCGACCACCGTGGGGCAGCTGTGCGTGCGCGGCTCGGTGGTCATCAAGGGCTACCTCAACCAACCGGAGGCCACCGCCGACGCGATCCGCGACGGCTGGTTCAACACCGGCGACGTGGCGCGCATCGACGAGGACGGCTTCGTGTTCATCGTCGACCGGGTGAAGGACATGGTCCTGCGCGGCGGCGAGAACGTGTACTGCAGCGAAGTCGAGGCGGTGATCTACGAGCACGACGACGTGGCCGAAGTCGCGGTCTTCGGCGTGCCCGACGAACGGTTGGGGGAGGAGGTCGCGGCCGCCGTCTACCCGGTCGAGGGCGCCACGATCGACCCCGAGGAGCTGCAGGCCTTCGTCGGCGAGCGCTTGGCGAAGTTCAAGGTGCCCAGCCGCATCTGGGTGCTCGACGAGCCCCTGCCGCGCAACGCCAACCAGAAGTTCCTCAAGCGGGAGCTCAAGGCCTCGCTGGTCGGCGACGACGGGTAG
- a CDS encoding biotin/lipoyl-binding protein: protein MTDANPFPSSRRPQRKKRRLVVAGAALVAVGAVIAGSVVAASGSDSGSASYRTATVGRHPVQQTIDAVAVVQPVRQATVAFPVSGTVKSVDVSVGDTVTTGQVLAALDASALQASLSDKQAALAQAQLALQEALDGQNPGLSGSGRSGSGGSGAVTTSATGAAVPFDSAAYTAGPGGGTSGGTSPNGGSGSGSPTSSTSSAPSSADISDAQQAVLAAQQQVDQDLAAAQAAITNSSNVCAAVSSSSSPSTSDITACQQALQSVIDAQATVSKDQGALQKAVDHLSSLLEQAAKGSSSGSSTPSSTPSTGGATGTDRSQGSGASGSGATGSNGSATKGSGGSGGSTAPSASDLVAYQKAVDAASDQVAVAQQAVAQATVVSPIAGTVEAVNVTVGSSVSAASTSTNIVIKGEGGYEVTTTVAVTDLPNLEVGQDASVTPDGHATALHGQVVAIGVAGTTNASTGDTVYPVVIGLQDDSDGLTNGATANTSIVTAASRNGLAVPTSAVETLVGRHFVTVVSGGKGTRKAVTVGAMDSTWTEIKSGLRAGDRVALADLSEPLPDSATSSSNGTNGRNGGIVTGGPPVFQFNRARSGGGG, encoded by the coding sequence ATGACCGATGCCAACCCGTTCCCCTCGAGTCGCCGGCCGCAGCGCAAGAAGCGCCGCCTGGTGGTGGCCGGCGCAGCGCTGGTCGCCGTGGGCGCGGTCATCGCCGGCTCGGTCGTGGCCGCCAGTGGGTCCGACTCCGGCTCCGCGTCGTACCGCACGGCGACCGTCGGCCGTCATCCCGTGCAACAGACGATCGACGCCGTGGCGGTCGTGCAGCCGGTTCGCCAGGCCACCGTCGCCTTCCCGGTGAGCGGCACCGTGAAGTCGGTCGACGTCAGCGTCGGCGACACAGTGACGACCGGCCAAGTCCTGGCCGCCCTCGACGCCAGCGCGCTGCAAGCGTCGTTGTCGGACAAGCAGGCCGCGCTCGCGCAGGCCCAGCTCGCGCTGCAGGAGGCTTTGGACGGCCAGAACCCCGGCCTCAGCGGCAGCGGCAGGTCGGGCAGCGGCGGAAGTGGCGCGGTGACCACGTCGGCCACCGGTGCTGCCGTGCCGTTCGACTCGGCCGCGTACACCGCCGGCCCCGGCGGCGGGACCAGCGGCGGGACCAGCCCGAACGGCGGCTCGGGCAGCGGGTCGCCCACGAGCTCGACGAGCAGCGCGCCCAGCAGTGCCGACATCTCCGACGCCCAACAAGCCGTGCTCGCCGCCCAACAGCAGGTCGACCAGGACCTCGCCGCCGCCCAGGCCGCCATCACCAACTCGTCGAACGTCTGCGCAGCGGTGAGCTCGAGCAGCTCGCCGTCGACCAGCGACATCACCGCCTGCCAGCAGGCGCTGCAGAGCGTGATCGACGCGCAGGCCACGGTGTCGAAGGACCAGGGCGCGCTCCAGAAGGCGGTCGACCACCTCAGCTCGCTGCTCGAGCAGGCCGCGAAGGGATCGAGCTCGGGCTCGTCGACGCCGTCGAGCACGCCCTCGACGGGCGGCGCGACCGGCACCGACCGGTCGCAGGGATCCGGCGCGTCGGGCTCGGGCGCGACCGGCTCGAACGGGTCGGCGACGAAGGGCTCGGGCGGCAGTGGTGGCTCGACCGCCCCTTCGGCCTCTGACCTCGTGGCCTACCAGAAAGCCGTCGACGCGGCGAGCGACCAGGTGGCCGTCGCCCAGCAGGCGGTCGCGCAAGCCACGGTGGTCAGCCCGATCGCCGGCACCGTCGAAGCCGTCAACGTGACGGTCGGCAGCTCGGTGAGCGCTGCGTCGACCAGCACGAACATCGTCATCAAAGGCGAAGGCGGCTACGAGGTCACGACCACGGTGGCGGTCACCGACCTCCCCAACCTCGAGGTCGGTCAGGATGCGTCGGTCACGCCCGACGGCCACGCGACGGCCTTGCACGGCCAAGTCGTGGCGATCGGTGTGGCCGGCACCACCAACGCCAGCACGGGCGACACGGTCTATCCGGTGGTGATCGGCCTGCAAGACGACAGCGACGGCCTCACCAACGGCGCGACGGCGAACACGTCGATCGTCACGGCCGCGAGCCGAAACGGCTTGGCGGTGCCGACATCAGCCGTCGAGACGCTCGTCGGGCGCCACTTCGTGACCGTGGTCAGCGGAGGGAAGGGCACGCGCAAAGCCGTGACCGTGGGCGCGATGGACTCGACGTGGACCGAGATCAAGTCGGGCCTCCGCGCCGGAGACCGCGTGGCACTGGCCGACTTGTCCGAACCGCTGCCCGACTCCGCCACGTCGTCGTCGAACGGCACCAACGGGCGCAACGGCGGCATCGTCACGGGCGGGCCGCCCGTGTTCCAGTTCAACCGGGCCCGGTCGGGAGGCGGCGGCTGA
- a CDS encoding ABC transporter permease — translation MRWPDTIRTANEAVRTHRLRSTLTMLGILIGIAAVILTVGLGQGAKSKVRDQINELGTNVLVVSPGSNTNSSSGVRGGLGSATTLTAEDAAAISDKAVAPDIAAVAPVASTGASLMQGSTNWTTRLTGTTPAWQTVRSRKVTSGRFLTDKDESSGASVVVLGPDTASELFGGRDPVGETVTYDGTELQVVGVLQSLSSSDDTSNNDIAIVPMSTYQQRLVGGTSRNSVSSIYVKATSAGALSAAYQEANATLLNLHHITVPTQADFSIATQQSILQAATSVNSTLTVMLGGIAVIALLVGGIGVMNIMLVSVTERVREIGLRKALGAQQRDVRRQFLVEASVLGLAGGLLGVLVGIAGALILPHVSSSRIDLSATVALLAIAVSVVVGLVFGVYPASRAARLAPIDALRSE, via the coding sequence ATGAGGTGGCCCGACACCATCCGCACCGCCAACGAAGCGGTGCGGACCCACCGCTTGCGCTCCACGCTGACGATGCTCGGGATCCTGATCGGCATCGCCGCGGTGATCCTGACGGTCGGCCTGGGGCAAGGCGCGAAGTCGAAAGTCCGCGACCAGATCAACGAGCTCGGCACGAACGTCCTCGTGGTGTCGCCCGGCAGCAACACGAACTCGAGCTCCGGCGTGCGGGGAGGACTCGGATCGGCCACGACGCTGACTGCGGAGGACGCGGCCGCCATCTCCGACAAAGCGGTGGCCCCCGACATCGCCGCAGTCGCGCCGGTGGCCTCCACTGGGGCCAGCCTCATGCAGGGCTCCACCAACTGGACCACCCGCCTCACCGGCACCACTCCCGCGTGGCAGACCGTCCGCTCACGCAAGGTCACCTCGGGACGGTTCCTGACCGACAAGGACGAGTCGTCGGGCGCGTCAGTGGTCGTGCTCGGGCCCGACACCGCCTCGGAGCTCTTCGGCGGCCGGGATCCCGTCGGCGAGACCGTGACGTACGACGGCACCGAGCTCCAGGTCGTCGGCGTGCTCCAGTCGCTGAGCAGCTCCGACGACACGTCGAACAACGACATCGCGATCGTGCCGATGTCGACGTACCAGCAACGGCTCGTGGGCGGCACCTCGCGAAACTCGGTCAGCTCGATCTACGTGAAGGCCACTTCAGCGGGCGCGTTGTCGGCTGCTTATCAGGAGGCCAACGCGACGCTGCTCAACCTGCACCACATCACGGTGCCGACGCAGGCCGACTTCTCGATCGCCACACAGCAGTCGATCCTGCAGGCCGCCACGTCGGTCAACTCGACGCTCACCGTGATGCTCGGTGGGATCGCCGTGATCGCGCTGCTGGTCGGCGGCATCGGCGTGATGAACATCATGTTGGTGTCGGTCACCGAGCGTGTGCGCGAGATCGGGCTGCGCAAGGCCCTCGGCGCCCAGCAGCGCGACGTGCGCCGTCAGTTCCTGGTGGAGGCATCGGTGCTCGGCCTGGCCGGCGGGTTGCTCGGTGTCCTCGTCGGCATCGCCGGCGCGCTGATCCTCCCGCACGTCAGCAGCTCGCGCATCGACTTGTCGGCAACGGTCGCGCTGCTCGCCATCGCGGTGTCGGTCGTCGTCGGGCTGGTGTTCGGCGTCTACCCCGCCTCGCGTGCCGCACGGCTCGCGCCCATCGACGCCCTCCGGAGCGAGTGA
- a CDS encoding ABC transporter ATP-binding protein, with amino-acid sequence MAEMIADGSPPVIELIDVTKVYGAGTLEVAAVRDVSLRIERNELAAIVGPSGSGKSTLMHILGGLDVPTSGVYRLEGHDVQQLDDDQLAEVRNTHIGFVFQQFNLLSYLTAQRNVELPLVYAGLDPAERRERAIDALASVGLADRAHHKPGELSGGQQQRVAVARALVTEPALILADEPTGNLDSTSTREVLDLMVDLHQSGRTIVLITHEHDVADRAGRTIRMSDGRVVDAEAVGAP; translated from the coding sequence ATGGCGGAGATGATCGCCGACGGGTCACCTCCCGTCATCGAGTTGATCGACGTGACCAAGGTGTATGGGGCCGGGACGCTCGAGGTGGCTGCGGTGCGCGACGTGTCGCTACGGATAGAGCGCAACGAGCTGGCCGCGATCGTGGGCCCGTCGGGGTCGGGCAAGTCGACGTTGATGCACATCCTCGGTGGGCTCGACGTGCCGACCTCGGGGGTCTACCGCCTCGAAGGCCACGACGTGCAGCAACTCGACGACGACCAGCTGGCCGAAGTCCGCAACACGCACATCGGGTTCGTGTTCCAGCAGTTCAACTTGCTCTCGTACTTGACGGCCCAACGCAACGTCGAGCTCCCGCTCGTGTACGCCGGCCTCGATCCTGCCGAGCGCCGGGAGCGGGCGATCGACGCGCTCGCCAGCGTCGGCCTCGCCGACCGGGCGCACCACAAGCCGGGAGAGCTGTCCGGCGGCCAGCAGCAGCGCGTCGCGGTGGCGCGGGCGCTCGTGACGGAGCCGGCGCTGATCCTCGCCGACGAGCCGACCGGCAACCTCGACTCCACGTCCACACGTGAAGTCCTCGACTTGATGGTCGACCTGCACCAGTCAGGGCGCACGATCGTGTTGATCACGCACGAGCACGACGTCGCAGACCGCGCCGGCCGCACGATCCGCATGAGCGACGGCCGAGTGGTCGACGCCGAGGCGGTCGGCGCGCCATGA
- a CDS encoding biotin/lipoyl-binding protein translates to MRRRLLQPWVVMPTVAILALASWLVVRSTTGGSNTSTTSTSQLVAATSGTMSQTVTATGTIAAADTDDLSFSSSGKVTAVNVAAGDKVKAGQVLATIDSSQLQASVSTAESTLAQAQAQLSDDESSGASSAQLSADSAKVQSAQDALTTAQQNLAGAQLVATFDGTVSAVNLTVGEQLGSSGGGGTGQTGSGSGSGGNASVPSGSGGTGGNGGDSSTGSSTAQIQVISTGKYSVQLAISDLDVKNLAVGQTANVSLTTGTAGGGAGGFARRFFDAGGAAFGGGQSPQSQGASRQSGSGSSGSGSSGTGSAGSGASSLSQVAAVQGKVTSVGRVASATSGVSSYPVVVEFSTTSGEYNPGATASVSIVYKSIPNAVQVPVTAVSFSSSGSSTVTVDDNGKRSTRTVQTGITSGGMIQITSGLQAGEEVVVTGRTAGAVPTRSNGGPANFTTAGGN, encoded by the coding sequence ATGAGGCGCCGGCTGCTCCAACCGTGGGTCGTGATGCCCACGGTTGCGATCCTGGCGCTGGCGAGTTGGCTCGTGGTCCGCTCGACCACTGGCGGGTCCAACACCTCGACCACGTCCACCTCGCAACTCGTCGCGGCCACCAGCGGCACGATGAGCCAGACCGTCACCGCCACAGGCACGATCGCCGCCGCCGACACCGACGACCTGAGCTTCTCATCGTCGGGCAAGGTGACCGCGGTCAACGTCGCTGCCGGCGACAAGGTGAAGGCTGGGCAGGTCCTTGCCACCATCGACTCGTCGCAGCTCCAAGCGTCGGTGTCGACCGCCGAGTCGACGCTCGCGCAAGCGCAAGCCCAGCTGTCGGACGACGAGTCCTCGGGCGCGTCGTCCGCTCAGCTGTCGGCCGACAGCGCCAAGGTCCAGTCCGCGCAGGATGCGCTCACCACCGCGCAGCAGAACCTCGCCGGCGCGCAGCTGGTCGCCACTTTCGACGGCACGGTCTCGGCCGTGAACCTGACGGTCGGCGAGCAGTTGGGCTCGTCGGGCGGGGGCGGCACCGGCCAGACCGGCAGCGGCAGCGGATCGGGAGGCAACGCCAGCGTCCCGAGCGGTTCCGGCGGCACGGGCGGCAACGGCGGCGATTCGTCGACCGGCTCGTCCACCGCTCAGATCCAGGTCATCAGCACCGGCAAGTACTCGGTGCAGCTCGCCATCAGCGACCTCGACGTCAAGAACCTGGCCGTCGGCCAGACAGCCAACGTCAGCCTCACCACCGGAACGGCGGGCGGGGGCGCCGGCGGCTTCGCGCGACGGTTCTTCGACGCTGGTGGGGCCGCGTTCGGCGGCGGGCAGTCGCCGCAGAGCCAAGGCGCATCGCGCCAGAGCGGCTCGGGCTCGTCCGGTTCGGGCAGCTCGGGGACCGGCAGCGCGGGATCCGGTGCGTCGAGCCTGTCGCAGGTCGCCGCAGTGCAAGGGAAGGTGACGTCGGTCGGTCGAGTGGCCAGCGCCACGTCCGGCGTGTCGTCCTATCCCGTCGTGGTCGAGTTCTCGACCACCTCGGGTGAGTACAACCCCGGCGCCACCGCCTCGGTGAGCATCGTGTACAAGTCGATCCCCAACGCCGTCCAAGTTCCGGTGACGGCCGTGTCGTTCTCGTCGAGCGGCTCGAGCACGGTCACCGTCGACGACAACGGCAAGCGCTCGACGCGCACCGTGCAGACGGGCATCACGTCGGGCGGCATGATCCAGATCACGTCGGGCCTCCAAGCGGGCGAGGAAGTCGTCGTCACGGGCCGGACGGCTGGCGCGGTGCCGACCAGGTCGAACGGCGGCCCCGCCAACTTCACCACGGCCGGGGGCAACTGA